One Brassica oleracea var. oleracea cultivar TO1000 chromosome C7, BOL, whole genome shotgun sequence genomic window carries:
- the LOC106305204 gene encoding GDSL esterase/lipase At5g55050-like isoform X2: MTTNITPSITIFLIFLGLLRIDSFPGLETATGTAASVPAVYVLGDSLVDAGNNNYLAISISKANYPHNGVDFPGSIATGRFCNGKNAADAIGALT; encoded by the exons ATGACGACGAACATAACACCTTCCATAACCATCTTTCTAATCTTCCTCGGTTTACTTCGGATCGATTCATTTCCCGGTTTAGAAACAGCGACCGGAACAGCAGCTTCGGTTCCAGCAGTATACGTGTTAGGAGATTCGTTGGTTGATGCCGGAAACAATAATTACTTAGCAATCTCTATATCCAAAGCTAATTATCCTCATAACGGCGTCGATTTTCCTGGCAGTATAGCCACAGGAAGGTTCTGTAATGGCAAAAACGCCGCTGATGCCATCG GAGCATTGACTTGA
- the LOC106305204 gene encoding GDSL esterase/lipase At5g55050-like isoform X1, protein MTTNITPSITIFLIFLGLLRIDSFPGLETATGTAASVPAVYVLGDSLVDAGNNNYLAISISKANYPHNGVDFPGSIATGRFCNGKNAADAIAEKFGLPLPPPYLSLKGIFKEEERKAAALSGVNFASGGAGIFNGSDQQFVSYSRP, encoded by the exons ATGACGACGAACATAACACCTTCCATAACCATCTTTCTAATCTTCCTCGGTTTACTTCGGATCGATTCATTTCCCGGTTTAGAAACAGCGACCGGAACAGCAGCTTCGGTTCCAGCAGTATACGTGTTAGGAGATTCGTTGGTTGATGCCGGAAACAATAATTACTTAGCAATCTCTATATCCAAAGCTAATTATCCTCATAACGGCGTCGATTTTCCTGGCAGTATAGCCACAGGAAGGTTCTGTAATGGCAAAAACGCCGCTGATGCCATCG CTGAGAAATTTGGTCTACCGTTACCCCCTCCGTATCTCTCACTGAAAGGCATATTTAAAGAGGAAGAGAGAAAAGCCGCCGCCTTGAGCGGTGTGAATTTTGCTTCCGGCGGAGCTGGCATCTTCAACGGTTCCGATCAGCAATTTGTAAGTTATTCTCGTCCATGA